A region of Sulfurimonas sp. DNA encodes the following proteins:
- a CDS encoding type II secretion system F family protein produces MIFKYKGINSDGKRVSEKIEAVSLNEAKTKLRVKKIIYQTINEDKPAFYENINFSRKYKISPKELAGLSRELSMYIRSGITIVSALKIIQTHYEKNKKMKLFLSTVSTHLDEGNNFYSALESQQVIVLPEFFKQSIKVSENGGILDEVLMELSRFLKEQDAINKEIKSAFAYPTFMIVISLLMISFMLAFVVPQITGIFESMDQELPTSTKVVIAMGDFFNNNFTTILIVIFSIISLFLFLMKKSYMFAYGVHKFILKLPLFGKIAQKSELARFSYIASLLTRSGVPFVETINLSANILNNLVLKELFTASAKKVVEGKLLSNALNDSKTKIDYAFIQSIALGEETSQVQNVLTNISELYFEENRDKISMLLTLLEPSLMLFVGGSIGFIVAAMLLPIFSMSIG; encoded by the coding sequence ATGATTTTTAAGTACAAAGGCATCAACTCAGATGGAAAAAGAGTCAGTGAGAAGATAGAAGCCGTCTCTTTAAATGAAGCAAAAACCAAACTACGAGTTAAAAAAATTATCTATCAAACTATAAATGAAGACAAACCTGCTTTTTATGAAAATATCAACTTCTCAAGGAAGTATAAAATTTCTCCAAAAGAGTTAGCAGGACTCTCAAGAGAACTTTCTATGTATATTCGCTCTGGCATTACTATAGTCTCTGCTCTTAAAATAATCCAAACTCATTATGAGAAAAATAAGAAGATGAAACTATTTTTAAGTACAGTTAGTACACATCTTGATGAGGGAAATAATTTCTACAGTGCCTTAGAATCTCAGCAAGTGATTGTTTTACCAGAATTTTTTAAACAATCCATTAAAGTTAGCGAAAATGGCGGTATTCTTGATGAAGTGTTGATGGAGTTATCAAGGTTTTTAAAAGAACAAGATGCCATAAATAAAGAGATAAAAAGTGCCTTTGCTTATCCAACATTTATGATAGTTATATCACTTCTTATGATTTCCTTTATGTTAGCCTTTGTTGTTCCTCAAATCACAGGTATTTTCGAGAGTATGGATCAAGAACTTCCAACCTCTACAAAGGTTGTTATAGCAATGGGTGACTTTTTTAATAATAATTTTACAACTATACTTATAGTTATTTTTTCTATTATATCACTGTTCTTATTTTTGATGAAAAAGAGTTATATGTTTGCATATGGAGTTCATAAGTTTATTTTGAAACTTCCTCTTTTTGGTAAAATCGCACAAAAGAGTGAACTTGCTAGGTTCTCATATATTGCATCTTTGCTTACTCGCTCAGGAGTACCTTTTGTTGAGACTATAAACCTAAGTGCAAATATATTAAATAATCTTGTTTTAAAAGAGCTTTTTACTGCATCTGCAAAAAAAGTGGTTGAGGGAAAACTACTCTCAAATGCTTTAAACGATTCAAAAACAAAGATTGACTACGCTTTCATACAGTCAATAGCTTTGGGTGAAGAAACTTCCCAAGTACAAAATGTACTTACAAATATTTCAGAGCTTTACTTTGAAGAAAACAGAGACAAGATAAGTATGCTACTGACTCTTTTAGAACCTTCTTTGATGCTATTTGTAGGTGGAAGTATAGGCTTTATAGTTGCTGCGATGCTACTACCAATATTCTCTATGAGTATAGGATAA
- the gspG gene encoding type II secretion system major pseudopilin GspG, whose protein sequence is MQRKAFSLIELMIVIVILGLLAAMVMPSLTSKGEKAKKNLVCIQMQRIYNNALDMYKVDNSLYPSTEEGLELLAEKDYFKDKKLPKDSWGNPFIYLNNSGSVELVSLGADKKEGGEDSASDIKMSECN, encoded by the coding sequence ATGCAAAGAAAAGCATTCTCTCTAATTGAGTTAATGATAGTGATAGTCATCTTGGGGCTATTAGCAGCTATGGTTATGCCAAGTCTTACAAGTAAAGGCGAAAAGGCTAAAAAGAATTTGGTTTGTATTCAGATGCAGAGGATTTATAATAATGCCTTAGATATGTATAAGGTAGATAACAGTCTTTATCCATCTACTGAAGAAGGATTGGAACTTTTAGCTGAAAAAGATTATTTTAAAGACAAAAAACTTCCAAAAGACTCTTGGGGAAATCCTTTTATATATTTAAACAATAGTGGTTCTGTTGAACTTGTCTCTCTTGGTGCTGATAAAAAAGAGGGTGGGGAAGATTCTGCAAGTGACATTAAAATGAGTGAATGTAACTAA
- a CDS encoding Hcp family type VI secretion system effector, with amino-acid sequence MQNSVFMTIKGTTQGLISEGAFTPDSVGNIYQNGHEDEISIQKFNYGSTVPINLSTGQPMGQRTHSPFTIVKLLDKSSPLLFEAANKGETLNNVDLKVYRTSYLGKQEHFYTIALEDTTIIDIGVSNSEDGPVEHVSFSYRKIELRHVIASTSSSDDIRTGVGA; translated from the coding sequence ATGCAAAATTCAGTTTTTATGACAATAAAAGGTACTACACAGGGCTTGATTTCAGAAGGTGCTTTTACCCCTGATTCAGTAGGGAATATTTATCAAAATGGACATGAAGATGAAATTTCAATTCAAAAATTTAATTATGGCTCTACTGTTCCTATAAATTTATCAACTGGTCAACCTATGGGTCAAAGAACACATTCTCCATTTACGATAGTTAAATTACTAGATAAAAGTTCACCTTTATTGTTTGAAGCAGCTAATAAGGGTGAAACTTTAAATAATGTTGATTTAAAAGTTTATAGAACCTCTTATTTGGGAAAGCAAGAGCATTTTTATACAATAGCTTTAGAAGATACAACTATTATCGATATTGGTGTTTCCAATTCTGAGGATGGACCTGTAGAACATGTGAGCTTTTCTTATAGAAAAATCGAGCTTAGACATGTTATTGCAAGCACATCTAGTTCAGATGATATTAGAACAGGTGTTGGTGCTTAA
- a CDS encoding type VI secretion system amidase effector protein Tae4, with protein sequence MGNLPLWEVLSFHYPAQEAGSVFQGIGGKVELNYDIGVFNNACATRVSKALNGSSGTHLIQYFKDIGSSGKMESQVSSGKNKHWYIFRVQMLIKYLTKRYARPIELAPSSYKEKLKGKKGIIIFQVLGWNDATGHADLWDGSRCLWKGYGGLSNKVLFWEAS encoded by the coding sequence ATGGGCAATTTACCTCTTTGGGAAGTGTTGAGCTTTCATTATCCTGCACAAGAAGCTGGTTCAGTTTTTCAAGGTATTGGTGGAAAAGTTGAATTGAATTATGATATTGGCGTATTTAATAATGCTTGTGCAACTCGAGTATCAAAAGCATTAAATGGTTCATCAGGGACACATCTTATTCAATACTTTAAGGATATTGGCTCAAGTGGGAAAATGGAATCGCAGGTTTCATCTGGAAAAAATAAACATTGGTATATCTTTCGTGTGCAAATGCTAATTAAATATTTAACAAAAAGATATGCTAGACCGATAGAATTAGCTCCATCTAGTTATAAAGAAAAACTAAAAGGCAAAAAAGGCATTATTATATTTCAAGTACTTGGTTGGAATGATGCAACAGGACACGCCGATTTATGGGATGGTTCTCGTTGTCTTTGGAAAGGCTATGGTGGACTTTCTAACAAAGTTTTATTTTGGGAGGCATCGTAA
- a CDS encoding prepilin-type N-terminal cleavage/methylation domain-containing protein, translated as MKKAFSLIELLIVIVIIGVVYTISVGNFKKMKDESQKLSLQNLKEYLQKIPHEKNIEFLCLDECSECEVFVDGKKFREVESFLDKSVIVYRYDFSYGMTQLEKKDDICFSYIINKQGVGEQVFVEFKTKVYDFSSYLSQIYIYDSLHEATEVKENLIQEVIR; from the coding sequence TTGAAAAAAGCTTTTTCACTCATAGAGTTACTTATAGTTATTGTAATTATCGGAGTGGTTTATACTATTTCTGTGGGTAATTTTAAGAAGATGAAAGATGAAAGTCAAAAGCTTTCTTTACAAAACTTAAAGGAGTATTTACAAAAGATTCCGCATGAAAAAAATATAGAGTTTTTATGTTTGGATGAATGCTCTGAGTGTGAGGTTTTTGTAGATGGCAAAAAGTTTAGAGAGGTAGAGAGCTTTTTAGATAAAAGTGTGATAGTTTATAGATATGATTTTTCTTATGGAATGACCCAGTTAGAAAAAAAAGATGATATTTGTTTTTCATATATCATAAATAAACAAGGGGTGGGAGAACAAGTGTTTGTTGAGTTTAAGACAAAAGTGTATGACTTTTCTTCATACCTTAGCCAGATATATATTTATGACTCACTTCACGAAGCAACTGAGGTTAAAGAAAATTTGATACAAGAAGTAATTAGATGA
- a CDS encoding transposase, with protein MGYKDSTVQLIINNNESVVKVAEDLNLNPKTLYLWVTTYKKAHNIPTRSLNILSSTETLDEENKRLRRENKLLKQERDILYPKGRLRAKRQQRTSQL; from the coding sequence TTGGGGTATAAAGATTCAACCGTCCAGTTAATCATCAATAATAATGAAAGTGTTGTAAAAGTAGCCGAGGATTTAAATCTGAATCCCAAGACCTTATATCTCTGGGTAACAACATATAAAAAAGCTCATAATATTCCAACTAGATCATTAAATATTTTATCTTCCACTGAAACCTTAGATGAAGAGAATAAACGACTCCGCCGTGAGAACAAGTTACTCAAACAAGAGCGTGACATATTATACCCCAAGGGCAGGCTTCGCGCAAAAAGGCAACAGCGTACTTCACAATTATAG
- a CDS encoding IS3 family transposase yields MGMCQIMDVDMSSYYRWVRNGAVINKVDKQLNEIIEAIFIQGRSKYGTRRIQDKLKELYGLILSRKCISSIMKDLNLKVKMKRRYKNTTDSNHNLPIAPNILNRDFYASGPDEKYVGDITYIRTGEGWLYLATVIDLYSRKVVGWSMDDIMKVSLVNDALNMAISHRNPPKGLLWHTDRG; encoded by the coding sequence ATAGGTATGTGCCAAATTATGGATGTAGATATGTCTAGTTACTATCGTTGGGTAAGGAATGGTGCGGTAATTAATAAAGTAGATAAACAACTAAATGAAATTATAGAAGCTATATTTATTCAAGGCAGAAGTAAATATGGAACTCGTAGAATACAAGATAAACTAAAAGAGTTATATGGTCTTATTCTATCACGGAAGTGTATCTCAAGCATTATGAAAGACCTAAACTTAAAAGTTAAAATGAAAAGAAGATATAAAAATACTACAGATTCTAATCATAATTTACCAATAGCACCGAATATTCTTAATAGAGATTTTTATGCATCAGGTCCTGATGAAAAATATGTTGGCGATATTACGTATATTCGCACAGGTGAAGGTTGGTTATATCTGGCAACTGTAATTGATTTATACTCAAGAAAAGTTGTAGGCTGGTCTATGGATGACATAATGAAGGTATCACTTGTAAACGATGCTTTAAATATGGCAATAAGTCATAGAAATCCACCTAAAGGATTATTGTGGCACACAGATAGAGGATGA